The nucleotide window CACTCCAGCGGCCCGCTGGTGCTCAGCGGCAGGCGCTCAAACTTGGAAGGCATTGCGGGTagggagggagagagagacaACGTGCAGGTCAGTAACGCAGGTCCGGATATCGGAGTAGACAGATCAAAGGCAGTCGCTGCTCAAACACAACGGCGGCCGTTTTACAGTGTGCAGAGGAGATCATTCCAGGCTACTTCCAACAGAGTTCAGATCAGGCCATGATCGGTCGGGGCCGTGGAGGGGCAGGATGACGTAATTGCCAGACTGCCAGTTTCCAGGTCGGCCGCCATGCACGCTGACACGCACGAATTGGAGCGCGAAACCAGAGCATCAACATGACCGCAAGTTGGAATCCCTCCCGTAGCTATCAATGCTCATGTCGGGTCTTTTGGAGCCTCGCCTCTGTGGAACATGCGCATGAAACGCACACAACAGGCGCGGACTATGATGGCCCGAAAAAGGAGTTCGCTCTTGCAGCCATCGCCAGGGCAAGCCCGGAGGCCGGCCCTTGCTCACGACCAGCCCCTTCCGAGACCCGACACAAGACGTGTCGGGAGGAGAAGGCCCTCCGAGGAGGGGCTCACTGGGAGGTCCGTTGCCGGCTCGAGAGTGGCTGGAGAGAGTTGCTGCGATGgagggaagagagagaaCAAGGAAAGAAATGAGAGAGAAGAGGATGCTCGCAACGTTACCATACCAGGTGATGGTCCCTACCTGTGTCCGTCGAGCGCCCATGTCCTTGCGCATTACACCAATCCCAATTCTTCAAGGGATTGACCGCGCGAGGTGCGCAATATCAATGGCAGCAACTTGCAAGAGTAAATCTACTTGGCCACGGCCATGCTCATCGAGCTTGTTTGGTTGACTGGCTGACGATGGACACAAGTCGGATGAAAATTTTGGACCACCGCACTGGGCTGGGCGGTTGGTGGAGCCTTTTCGCACGTGGGACGTGGAGCCTCTAACAAACGGTTCGCGTCAGTCACTCAGCGAACAACTGGCAACAGCTGCCACAAGCAACAAATGGAGCTTCACCAATGCTTCTCACCAGGAAGGGTAGGGGAGGGTCAAGATATTCGGCTATTCCAAGAATCAATTCCTATCAATTGAACTCATGTATGCTGCTTCCGTATCCAAATTATGAACAGAACCACATCGCACTCAATGTGATAACAACAACAGCGATTTTCCTCTTGCCCGTGCTCAACACACGCGACGGCGCATCCgacgcgtcgccgccgggctgcaCGCGCGCGACAAGCCGCATCCCCAGCGGCTCAATGCTGCTCTCGAACGTCGCCGGGTCCGTCGCCGCCCAATCGGCCCCGTCGGGGCCCGGCACGGCATCCGCTCCCCGGAAGGCGATATACAAGACGTCGTTGCCGTCGATGCCGTTCGTCCCGCTGACGCCCTGCCCGCCGCAGAATgtcgccagcgccagcgacgcCTCGCCGACCATGGGCTTcggcccgtcgtcgccgttggTGTCGCCCCACACGCCAAAGTACAGCCGGTAGCCCGGACAGACCACGGCGACCGCGCTGAGCGGCCGCACACCGTACGCCGTCGGGTCGAAcgcgcgccagccgcgccggcgccgcgtgCCCGCCGCGTTGCCGAACACCACGTATGGGTGCACGTACGGGTTGAGGTCCGTGATGTTCCTGTTGTAGCCCGCCACCGCGTCGCGGAACGCCGTCGTGCCCTGCGTGTCCGAGTTGGCCGTGCTGGGCCGGCACCGGCCGTCGTCCGCCGCTACCGCCgctcccccgccgccgccgccgttaGCGCCGTCGCAGTCAACGTCCATGTTGGCGAGCGCGCCGTTGCGGCCTTGGATGTAGATGATTCCGCTCGAGTCGAGGTGGTCGCCGCAGTAGGAGAAGGCTGGACAGCCAGGCAAGTAAGTGGTTGTTAGCATGCGTCTTGAAGCCCAAAATCAAGCGGTTCGGGGACCGGGAGGGGAACGGAGATGGGGACGCCGACTTACTGTTCGGTCCCTTGTCGGTGCTGTAAAATCCGGTCGCCAGCTCGTTGGAGCAGCGTCCTTTGGCGCGCACCAAGTCGTAGAAGTCGCGGAGGTTCTGCGGCGTGTCACGCGCGATGCCAATTGGGAGGAGAGCAAGCGCGAGGAGCGCAAGCAGGCGGACGAGCTGCCACATGGGGTGAAGAGAAAACGATGGCGTATGCATGGCTTCCTGTAGGTCTGTAGGTTTGGAGGTTTGACTGGCCTTGCCGGAGATATAGAATTGTGGTGGATGGGTTCGCTGGCAATCAATCCGCGCAGAGACGGGAAGGGCGGCGTGGACTGCTTGGAACTTGGAGGCGACATTGGGGAGCCAGAGTGCCATGGCTCGAGAGCGGTCTCTCTGTTTACTCCAGCGATCGGTCCACTCCGACGGAAGCTGCATCATGCGCGTCATTCGTCGGCGTCATGCcgacgagcgcgtcgagctGCAGGATCCGTTTCGTGACCGCCTCTCGGCTCGCAGTGACGCGTTTTTGCCCGCGCGCAGGATTGAAGATGCGCAGATTATGCATGGAACGTCATCTGAGCAAATTACCATACCGAGGCTCAAGAACGAGGAGACAGAAGTAGCCTGGACCTCGGTTCCTCTGGCTCCTGCATCCTGACCGAGCGCGTGGCCACCTGCACTGCATGCATGAGCATCGTAGAGTAGGGCCGACTGACACGTCTAGACGCGCAACGCCGAACGAGGAAGGCTGACGTCCCAAGCGTGTAGGCCGTGTGTTCCACCGCTCTCGCAAGGTGCCTTAGTTAGACAGACGGGTGAGATGGCAAAATGAAAAAGCATGATGGAGGTAGGGACCAGCACAGCGGCGATGGCACCTGCGTTCAATATAAGACGGCTCATTCAGGGACTGGTAGCCATACCGAAACAAGCCCCGATTTCCACCTCACTTCCAACCCGGGCGGCGGCTCAGCTCGCCGAGGCTGCTCGGTTTGCTCCTTGAAGACTGGATTGGGATGACCTCGCTGGGCTATTCCATCACCACCCCGTAACACGCCTTGGGCCGGTGCTCGCCTGGCGATGCATGCGCTCACATCATCATGCAGCTCCGCAGGGACGAATGGGTGGCAAGATGCATGCCTGACCGCCGGACGCGTACTCAGAAAGGCGCGCAATCGTCGTCATCCCATATGCAGGAGGAGCGTCGCCAGAACGAAAGTGGGGCGGGTGCTGTATATAAACCCCCTTCTTCTCCCATGTTGGGCTGTGTCCTGTGTCCTGAACCATCAACCAAGAACCAACAAGCCGGGTCTCCTGTCTTGACAGTCTCCAAGCAACCAAAACCAGACACCATTATCTGGACGACTTCGCTTTCGAGTCACCAACATGAAGTGCAGAACCGTTCTCCTcatcgcggccgccgccgctctcaTCCTCGCTGCCCCAGCGCCGAAGGCTCTAAGCCTCGCCGCCCAACGCATTGTCGACGAACTTCCGACCTGCGCGGTAAGCCCGCTCGGAGTCCCCTTCCCTCCCAACCTCGTTGCTCTGACACCCTGCCACCAGGCACCGGCCATGAAAGACCAACTGAATCGTGCACCCGAGTACGGCTGCGAGCACAATGCCGACGGGACACCCAACGCGGCCTGCCTCTGCAAGAACGACAAGTTCAAGTCCGACACCCGCAATGCCATCCGAAACAACTGCCTTGAgatggccgagctcgagacTGTCGAGAACTGGGCCACGCGTCAGTGTGGCAAAGGTGAGTGCTGCATCCGTCATTGTCCTGTGTTGTTCTTCCAtttctttctctcttctTCCATACTCTCTCTCCTTACCTGCTTCTCTTCCGACTGGGCCAGGGTGGCTGCCCTTCTCTTacgcccccccccccccccccccccccctctctctcttgCGGCCCCCCCTCATACACACCACAGCGAGGCTCGGTCCTGTCGCTGACCACCTCTCCCTCCTCTAGCGCCAAAATCCCGCCCTGTCAAGAGGGTCCGATTCGCCAACGTCTCCAGCGACGACTCCTCCTCGGACGAGGGATCAAACACCAAAAAAGAGACCATAACCGTCGCACCCAACGAAGCACTCTTCGACCTTGAGGAGATTGAAGACgaaaccgccgccgccgctatCACGCAGCCTGTCAGCACTATCGcactcgccgccgtcctcgttgCCGCGTTCGTTGTCCTTTGAGTCAACGCCAACAAAAACAAAAAcaaaaacaaaacaaaaaaaaaaagtcaaaacaaaaaaaaataaaaaaaaacGTCATCATCGTCAAGAATCCCTATGGTTGGGTGGCTGGGACGGGATTCGGGCTTAACTGAGGATCTGCAGGCGCAACATCTCGACTTTGCGGTTCCTCGTCACGAGAATAACGACAGTTACGACGGTCACGGCGTTTATGGCGTTTACGGCGTTTCGGCGTTTCGGCGTTTCGGCGTTTCGGCGTTTATGGCGTTACGGCGTTACGGCGTTCTCAGCGTTCACGACACATCCATCAGCGTTCTCAGCGGTCACGACACATCCAGTACGCGAACGACAACCCATCGTAGTTTCGGTGGACATCACGGCGGACAACAAACAaacccccccttccccccttccccccttccccccccgCCTCCCTTCCCACCACTccagaaaaaaaagaagaagaaacaAAAAAGAGTGGCAGAAAAAATTGAGAACAAAACAAAtgagaaagaaagaaagaaatGAGCCAGGGACGCCGGCCGGCTGATCCGCGTGAGGTGAAGTCGGTCGGGGCAGATCCCTTGGGAAGGGGGGCGGGCAATTTCCAAGCAGAAAAAAAGGAGTGgcaaaaaaaaagaaaagaaaagaaggaaaTGAGAACAAAACAAATGAGAAACAAAGAAAGAAATGAGAAAGGGACGCCGGCCGGCTGATCCGCGTGAGGTGAAGCCGGTCGGGACAGATCCCTTGGGAAGGGTGGTGGGCAAATTTCTGGTGGAGAGTGGCGGGCGGGCAAAAAGGGAAAGCGTCAAGCTTCTTGTCCGGACGGCTGGCCTAGCCGCTTGCGGTGACGGCCAGTCGGATGATGGATCCCTTGGGTGGGTGCCACTCTTCACCGtggggaagggagggggaaggggagaaggggggggggggggggggaggggtgAGGTTAATGACGGGTTTGGAGGAAGGGAAGAGGATTTTGGATATAGGAAGGGCATTGGGTGGGAGGGAACCTGGATAAAGGGAGGGAGGGCATGGAGGGCATCGGGTGGGGTGGGTCGCGGGggctgggggagggggaacgCAATTAaactttttctttttttttttatgtatgtgtgtgtgtgtatgtgtgtgtgtgtgtgtgtgtgtatgTTTTCAGACGGTCTGGTCGTGTTGCTTTCGGTGTCGTGATTGCCTTGCCTGATGGATCCCTTTGGTTTGAACTTAGGTGCCATTCAATTGTTTGACTTTGAGGAGGCGACTTTGTACATTGGCCTGTTGGTGGGCGAATGCCGGCGGAAAATCGGAAAGCGTCTGACTCCAGGGCAAAGTTCTTGTCCGGGCGATCTGACCCAGCCGTAAGAGGCGATGGCCCGACTGATGGATCCCTTGGTCACTGTGAGGTGGAAGTCTGAGGGTAGACAGCACCTGACTCTAGTGTGTCTGGATGGTTGGGCCATGCTGCAATTGGAGACGGGCCTGCCTGTCGAGGAAGAGATCACCAGTGTCTACCTAGTAGCTTCTCGTCCGGATCAGTCAGACCAATGTCTGTGTCAAATGGCAGGCACTCACCGATGACTCCCTTATCCATTGAGGTAATGGCGGGGTCTTGGGCTAGCGGGAGGGAGGGCGTAAAAAGGGGTGGAACGGTGAAAGGAACATGGGAATACAACAGCGTTAATACGACGGGTCATGAAGTTCATACGGCCCAGCCCACATAAGGATGCAAGGAGTCAGCCATTGCCTTAACCCTACCTAGTTACACATGATGGTCATAGGCCAAGCCTGTGACACAGGGGTTGCTTTCTCTCATAGTCTTCTTAGACAACCACCACGGACATCCTGACTGCTTGCTCAAGCCACTGCTTATTCCAGACATCAACCTCGAACAAGCCTACCCGCCACATCCGTGGAAACGGCTCCCGTGGGTTCTGACCACCCAACCGCCTCACACCCCCGGTTACGTCCAGTTCAAAGGAATAATACACCTGCATGAGGGCCAGGCCAAAGTCCACAGCGCCATTCGTGCTGGAAAACGCACTGGGCCCGGTCCCTAATCGAAGACAGTAGATGCACGTGTTGGCGGGAAGTTCATGTGGGTCCGCGTCGAAGAAGATGATCCCGTCAGCGGAGGCGGGACGACGGCGTACATGGGCCGGCATCAGTCGTTTGAAAAGTCCGGCGGTTTGCGGACGGCGGAACATGGTGTATAATTTTGGCCTCTGTTCGCCGAGCGAGGGGAGTAGCAGCAGGTCGTCCTCGTTCTTAATCAGATTGTCCTCCGAAATGGTGACCACAGCAACGTTGCCCGTCAGACCCATGTACCCTCCAGTAACGGAGCCAAATTGCTGATAGGCATGGTGCCTAAGTCGCATTACTTTCAACCCCGTGACTTCCATGGGGTGATAGGCCAGTGGTAAGGCGAAACCCTCTGGGTAGATCACGTTGGGAGTGAGCGGCGGGGCGTCCGTCGTTGCTGACAAGTAGGCATAGTGCACGGGACCTGAGTGGGAGATCCAGGACCAGGATGGCAACCAATCAGACAAGAAGTCAAATTTCTCAATATTTTGAAAGTTGGACGCCTTTCTGGGGGGCAACGGCCACTCGCCCCCTTCTTGCACTCGGGTACGAGAGGCGAAGTCCGGAAACCAGGCCAACTGCCTGGCCAGGTCTTGCTTCCACATCCCTGCGGCATAGAAGGTTGCGTCCGGGTCTCGAGGATTGCGGAGTTTCCATTCGAAGAAGGCCGCTaagccggcgagcgcgaggagaCGGTCCTGGGGAAATGTGAGATCTCGGCCCGAGTAGGTCTCGACGACTCGACACCAGTCTTCTATCCAGGGTCGTGATCTCCGTGGGTCCCATGGCAACAGGGTCTCGTCGCCTACCCGTTCCATGGTAATGCGGGACGGCATGTTCGGAGCGAACAGGGCTTTTGCGTCGTCCTTACTGATCATCTCAGGGTAGTCTTCGGATGCAACGGAGAACCGACACTCCCAAAGCAGTCGAGTTTTGGTAAAGTATATGATCCGTTTAGAAAGTTGGCGCTCCTGGAAACACCACCCTCTTGTGAATATCGACCCGTCGGATATTGCGTTCCCCCAGTCAGCGAGGTATGGCTGGATGGTGACCGAGAGAGTGCCTCCTGCTTTGACTTGAGTTGTGGCGAGAGTGAAGGGGCGAATATGTGCATGGGTGCGTGGACGAGCGTGAAAGATGCCGGAATGCGGATCCTGGGAACAAGAGGCCGAGATCACGCAGAACGAAGTTGAGTAAATCAGGTCCATGCGAGAGATTTCACGGGCCTtatcctcttcgtcgtcttgCACGATGCACAAGGCATCGATCCAGATATAAACGATCCCGATGGCCCGAGACACCAGAATGGCGTGCTGGAAGGTCAGGGGCAGGCTTTCGAAGTTGAGTCCTTGCATAGACGCCGCAAGGTTCGCTTTGGTTGTTGTATGCATTGAAGCAGGCTTGCCCCAGCGATAGCTGAGGGTTGTGTATGTAGGGCCGAAGCCATCCTCGTCCCGTGGCAGCTCGGCAGCGTCAACAAGCCGGAGACCGCTGGCGCCACAGAAGAGGAGACGGGCAGGCGAAGAAAAGCCTGTACCAAGAAGACGATCCCCGACGTATGAGCAATATGATCGGTGATCCCGCTGACAAGTGTCCATCCATTGGTTGAGCAGCGACTTGGTCTCTTGAGAGTTGGCGTGTGGGTTGACAGGGAGGGCTGGTCGCGGCTTTGAATAACGAGGAACTCCAAAGCCGGGAGCATATTTGTCCCAGGTTGTCACAAATCGTTCATTAGGTTTGTCTCCATTCACTTTGAATCTGAGTCGGCGGCAGTTCGACCTTCCCCAACTGATGGCAAGGAGAGGTGGCGAGGTTTTGTTTCCATGGAGGACATGCAGGCGGGACCAGTGTGTGCTCAACAAGATACCTCCTTCAAGGTCGAGCGTCGCCTTGTCTGGGTCGCAACCTGCCCGTATCGCGTCCAGAACGGTGGTGCAGAGTGGACAACCAGCGTCTGCGCTGCTCGTCAGGCTCTCAAGACCACGTGGGCCGGTGTGAATGCGGTGTGAGACCGATGATCCGGGCTCGAAGAGTGCTGGTGGTATTGTTTGACATGCCGAGCACAATGGCGCTTCACTGGTGCTAGCCCATCGTGGTGTCCCCGAAGCGTTCATACCTGGGGCTTTCGCTGATTCCTGTCCCATAGTTACGAAACAACTTTGGATTGTTGCGTGCGGCGGCCCGGAACTCCGCGGTGTCGGACGGGGAGTTTGGCGCTCCAATGAACCTGGAGGAGCGAGATTGACACCCTTTCTAAAGAACTCTTGTTGAGGCCCTGCTGCCGAGCAAGGACCATCGGCCGAAATTTACGCCGATCTCACCGTGGCCCTGCGAGCATTCTGATCGCCCAACGACCAGACCGCCGCATTCTCGGACCGTTTTCCGAACTA belongs to Thermothielavioides terrestris NRRL 8126 chromosome 5, complete sequence and includes:
- a CDS encoding glycoside hydrolase family 75 protein (CAZy_ID 269804) — protein: MWQLVRLLALLALALLPIGIARDTPQNLRDFYDLVRAKGRCSNELATGFYSTDKGPNTFSYCGDHLDSSGIIYIQGRNGALANMDVDCDGANGGGGGGAAVAADDGRCRPSTANSDTQGTTAFRDAVAGYNRNITDLNPYVHPYVVFGNAAGTRRRRGWRAFDPTAYGVRPLSAVAVVCPGYRLYFGVWGDTNGDDGPKPMVGEASLALATFCGGQGVSGTNGIDGNDVLYIAFRGADAVPGPDGADWAATDPATFESSIEPLGMRLVARVQPGGDASDAPSRVLSTGKRKIAVVVITLSAMWFCS